The following proteins come from a genomic window of Azoarcus sp. PA01:
- a CDS encoding transposase has protein sequence MPEHIKTTEGYTVSLGRRKMIEEAFGWVKDIGTLRRLMARGLDKSRARTLLNFATYKLTRLGNLLAP, from the coding sequence GTGCCCGAGCACATCAAGACCACCGAAGGCTACACAGTCAGTCTGGGTCGTCGAAAGATGATCGAGGAAGCCTTCGGCTGGGTGAAGGATATCGGCACGCTGCGTCGTTTGATGGCACGCGGCCTGGACAAGAGTCGCGCGCGCACGCTGCTAAATTTCGCCACGTATAAGCTGACGCGACTGGGCAATTTGCTGGCACCGTAA